tgattaatggatgattagtttcataatcatgaacattggatgttattaataacaaggttatgtcattgtatgaatgatgtaatggacacacccaattaagcgtagcataagatctcgtcattaagttatttgctataagctttcgatacatagttacctagtccttatgaccatgagatcatgtaaatcacttataccggaaaggtactttgattacaccaaacaccactgcgtaaatgggtggctataaaggtgggattaagtatccggaaagtatgagttgaggcatatggatcaacagtgggatttgtccatcccgatgacggatagatatactctgggccctctcggtggaatgtcgtctaatgtcttgcaagcatatgaatgagttcataagagaccacataccacggtacgagtaaagagtacttgtcaggagacgaggttgaacaaggtataaagtgataccgaagatcaaacctcggacaagtaaaatatcgcgagacaaagggaattggtaatgtatgtgaatggttcattcgatcactaaagtcatcgttgaatatgtgggagccattatggatctccagatcccgctattggttattggtcgaagtgagtactcaaccatgtccgcatagttcacgaaccgtagggtgacacacttaaagttggatgttgaaatggtagtacttgaatatggaatggagttcgaatatttgttcggagtcccggatgagatcccggacatcacgaggagttccggaatggtccggagaataagattcatatataggatgtcattttatgtgaattaaaatgtcgcggaaggttctatggaaggttctagaaggttctagaaaagtccagaagaaaccaccaaggaaggtggagtccacatgggactccacctccatggccggccagccctaggtggggaggagtcccaagtggactcccccttagggggccggccaccccccacatgggaggtggaaatcccaccttttggtgggagtcctagttgggctaggtttcccctcttatggaaggtttttggttcgggtcttattcgaagacttggacaccaacacttggggatccacctatataatgaggggccaagggagggggccggccaccctaagaccacaagctggccaccccattgaagtggccggccaccccctcccaaaccctagccgcccccctctcctccatatctcccgcgtagcttagcgaagctccgccggacttcttcaccgccaccgacaccacgccgtcgtgctgtcggattcaagaggagctactacttccgctgcccgctggaacggggaggtggacgtcgtcttcatcaacaaccgaacgtgtgaccgagtacggaggtgctgcccgttcgtggcgccggaaccgatcgtgatcaagatcttctacgcgcttttgcaagcggcaagtgatcgtctaccgcagcaacaagagcctcatcttgtaggctttggaatctcttcaagggtgagactcgataccccctcgttgctaccgtcttctagattgcatcttggcttggattgcgtgttcgccgtaggaatttttttttctatgcaacgttatcctacatcggcaaccccgtgccggccccttcgcgaAGGGCACGAATCGGGCACGCCGGCGCCTGGCGGTACGGATTTTTTTGGGTGTGGGAGCCACTTGTTAGCCACACATCCCAAAAATATACATCTTTTCCACCAATACCCCATCCCCCCGCTGCTTATTTTGTCCCGCCCGCCGCTCCATCTCCCATCCAGGCTCCAACCCGAAAAACCCTCGCTGCCGCCATGCCACCGAAGAGAAAGGCTCCGGCGAAGGCAACGAAGGCGCGTACGAAGGCACCGCCGAAGCCGAGCATCGTGGCACCGAAGGAGAAGCCGACGAACATGTCGCAGGAGGCGTGGGAGGATGAGAAACACCGCTGCTCCTTTGCGACGGCCGACCGCAGAAGGCGCCGCCTCGCTGCTCTTGAAGCCGCGAAAGCGTCGTCTGCCGCCGAAGTGTGCTTCAGCTTGGGCGGCCAgcccgaagggagccagaagcccGCCGGccgcaacttctcgagctcacccTCGTCGTCGGGGTACTAGGCAGGTACTACGCGGAGGGGCTATCGCTCTCGTAGATGTGGCTGTCGTAGATGGACGGCCGCGCCCGCTACTCCCTCGAGTGGGAGGATAGCGACATGATCACCTTCGACCCCAACGCGTCGTTCTCGCCGGATTCAGCGCCGAGGGGCAGCAACCCCTTTCGCTTGGGCATGGACCTGAACTTGTCGCCTGACCTACGCACCCGGGAAGCACCGATGACCATGTGATAGACGGCACCAGCCTTCCCCGCCACCTCTTCGCCGATGAGAGCAGGAGCGCCCACCAGGTGTTCGGCAGCGCGTCCGGCGTGTCCATGGGCGACGACGAGGTGAGTTTCCTTTCTTTTTATGTGTTATGTGCATTGTAGACACCGCCAGCGACTCAAAGTAGCTAACTTGTTGCATAGATTGTCGCCGGGTACGAGATCCTCACCGGCTTCATATGCGATGGCCACGTCTACGAACCCCCCGTCGACGAGTATGAAgaagaggccgacgaggacgAAGGTGAGGAGGAGGTCCAGGAGGAGCTGATCGACATCGACACAGGCGTGACCACGACGACGACAACGACGATTCGGTGGCCGTATGTTGGCCCAAACTTCATATTCAAAAACCTATTCGAATTTGGTGGCCGTGTGTTGTAAAAAGTTTAAATCCGAAAACTTATTCGAATTTCAATGCTTTTATTTGAGTTTTTAATTTAAATCATCTATCAGGCCTGTCGTATGGGTGGGTGGGTGGATGGGGGCGGGGGGCGGGGCGCCGGTGTGGAAGCAGCTCCCCCAAATGAAGGATGTTGTGCcgaccccccctcccccccccctacCCCATACGACAGTGTCGGGCTGCCGGCGACTATTTGGAACGCGCCAGTGGAGATGTTCTCGTTGTGTGTTGGGAAATCTTGATTGGAGCATGTGCGCGGAGCGCACCTTTTCTTTTCTTGACTTTTTCATTATTGTATCTCTCAAACTATATAATATTTCGAGATTTTTTTGCAAGTCACTCAAAAATAAAAAAGTATAATGGGAAAAATTTGTTACAATTTGTTTTTTTGCAATTTAATTTCAAACTATTTTAAAATTCTAAATAAAttcttaatatatatatatatacataatgGCATAAAAAATTGAAATATTTTTCCCACATTCTAGTTTTTATTTTTAAGTGTTCTACAAAATTTCAAGTTCAAATATTGTGTGATGTGAGAGATACAAAAATTAGAAGTGTTTTGATAGGAAAAAACTTGCACGTATCTTGATGCAGTATAGACAGTCTAGATACACCTTCTCTGAAAGTCCTCTCTCTCTTGTGTGTTCCTTTTAttttttggtttatttgtttataTGTGCAGATGCATTGGGTAAGAATCTTCTATGCATCTCATGTTGAATCCTATGTAAATCTTCCTTGCATGCACCTGGTGATACTTCCTATGGTGATGAAACATAGATAACTCCTATGTAACTTTTGTGAATTTGTGTATGAACTTCTGTGAACTTTTGAATGATTCTTCTATGAATTTGTGTATAAGTATGTTTGATGATACATTATATGAAAGCAATGTGTTCCTATATTTATGATACAATTTGCTTTCATGTAATTACCATGAAAACTAAATAAATAAACAGCTCCATTGATCTATGTTTGATACCTGACACACGTATGGAACTGATATCTTTATATTTCTTGTATGAAATTTGCTTGGATCTGCAGAGTTTGATAATTAACTACTCTTAATCGTGAGCATCTCGTATTAATCTGGATTAAAATTGGTAAGAAACTTCTATGATTCTATGAACCATGAATAAAATCGGGAACTGTATGAATGACCTAGGAAAAAGAAAATGTCTTGGATTTAAAAGAAGGTATGAAATATCCTGGAAAGACAGGGGTGTTGTGAAAAAATATCGTGGAAAGATACAACATATAAGAAATAATACGGTGGTAGTTGGATCTAAATATCCGCTATCTCATTAAATTTTATGCCTTGCCAATAATCTCATAGATAGTTCTGATATAATTTGTGATTATAGGTGAGATTCCCCGTGTAACGCCACCACAGCCATCCACCATAGTTTAATTGTAATATATTATTATTAAACACATATTTTTATTATGCAAACATACACTCTTTATGGTTATAGAGAAAACACATAGAGAGAGTGAGAAGAGAGAACCAACCTGTAGTTGGATCATTAGTAGGGCAGTGTCAGCCTTAGCCAACTAAAATTGAAACAACTTAACACTTTGATGTTcataaaagcagaatattagtcagTGGAATTTCTATCGATAGCGAGGCTCTTATAGTGATTTCGTCGATCTCAACACTCATCGAATTGGTTTTTGAACTCAGTCTCTCGAAAACAGCTCATAGTTACACACATGCATAATGCATTCATATACGTGCATTCATAGAGATGAGCATGTCTCTATGTATATGTGACCGTCTACATCTATGCTATTTCTATGTTTCGTGTAAAAGAAAAAGAGAACGAGAAGGGGACGTAGTAACGCGAGTTTTGATTATTCAAGGAGGgttgctccggtgctcccccctaaTAAATTTGAAGACTGATAGTTGGATTGTTTTTCCTATGTTGGGTCCGTCGAAACCCATGTCCAACCAATGTATATCAGTCTATGTTGATACGGTATATATGTGTACGTCGCGTAGAAAAAAAGGTCACGTGAGCAAGATCTTTATAGGATCTTTCTATTTTTGCACACGCACATGACTGTAGAATGTAGATACGTACAAAAACAAGGTACACAAAAACACGGGCCATACAGGCCTATATAGGGTTGTACGGACGGTGCACCTACACTAAAATAACAATCGTGCCCTCGCTTATGAACATGTATGATAAGATCTTCATTGTTATTGTGTTTGATGGGCCTAAAAAATTTCCAGGGGAGGAGCACCGGAGCGGAAGTGTTATTCAAGTAGTATACAGAGGAGATATGAAAGCGCCACGCTGGCTCGTCGGACAGGCCACCACACGCAGATAGGACTTGGACCGGGAGGGGTAAACTGGAGCGGGTGGCTAGAATCGATTGTGCCACTTCAGAGTGCCCCGGTTCTCATCTAGACATCTAGTCCATCTACACAGCCACACCCTGTGTCTCTACTCTGCCTACATCTCTCCATTTCGGTCCAGTTGATTGAGCTAAGTGCAGCAGCTCCAATGGCTACTCCATCGTCTGCCATCTCCGCCAAGTTCGGTCGCACGGCGGCGCCCGCCTTGAGTTGGAAGGTAAATGGCGGCCGCGGTCTTGTGCTCATGATAGTACAGTACCTACCAAAGCTATGAAACAGTATTGTCTCTGTtcagctgttcttgtgttctttgtGCAGTATTTTAGCCTGCTCCTTGATGCCGTGAGTTTGTTTTGATTATTTTTACATATGCTGCGAGTACTTTCACTTTCGTGAGGTTCTTGTGGTCTGCTCTTACGTGAGCCAATAATCGACTTAGGGGTTAGGAATACTTAGTAGTTCAGCTAGATAAGGAAAGAATGTAGTGTTCTTCTGTTTAAGTAACCGAAAAATATCGGTTCCTATTAATATCACAAATAGAATGAGCTTGTCTCaaagtaaaataaaataaaataaaatacgaTGATATTAATTTTCCTACAGGTCATCGGCAAGTGTCTTTTCTACACATTTTGGTATTTATGCAAGTTCATTGTGGCAGTGGCCCGGAAATGAGTTCTGACTCTCGCTCTGGTTTTCTTCTCCCATTTGACTGAACCTGCAGGGAGGCAGAATTTCAGGCCAGAACCTTATCTCCATGGGGACGAGGACGACGTCGAGAAGATCCCTTCGCCTCCGTGTCTTGTGCGCGGTAGGCCTATATGCATAGTTTGGCATGCTGCTACTGTAACATTAGTTAGCCTAACCGCGCGCTGGTCGTCTATCTTATCTGAACGTCACAGGCCAAGCCGGAGATGGTGACCAAGGTGATGGATATCGTCAAGCAGCAGCTGGCCCTCAAAGACGACGCCAACCTGACGGCGGACTCCAAGTTCACCGACCTGGGCGCCGATTCCCTCGACACGGTGCGCGCGTCGCCATTTCTCATGTTCCCCTCAGCGTCGTTTGGGTTTGGCACCAGCGATCTCGCGTGTTTTCTCAACCTTGTTTTCTCTGTCGCGCTTGGTTGGTTTTCAGGTCGAGATCGTGATGGCGCTGGAGGAGGAGTTCAAGATCACAGTGGAGGAGGACAACGCGCAGAGCATCACCACCATCCAGGAGGCAGCTGACCTCATCGACAAGCTGGTCGGCGACGAGGGGAAGGCCGCCTGAACAGTCTTGCTCTTGCTGCGTTTGGCCTCCTATATGGAATTTTGCCAAGCGATTCTTCTCTTTCTTTCCCTTCGCCAGTCTAGCAGATCGTTGCTCATTGGGATCGATATCATTTGCTGTTTCTTAGTTGCGTCGGCTCGGTGTGGTGTGCGTGCGGTTTGAACAGTTTTGTTAGGCCTGAAACATGGCTATGAACTCGGAATTATTTTGTTGTTGCTGCGGAACTTTGTTTGTTCTATTCTTTGCGTACATGCAATCGGGGATATATATGGCTCGGGTGCCATGAAAAAAGCGTTTCTTGCAGCATTCACACACGATTCACCTACATACCGGGTCACAAAATTCAAATACTCCCGGCAATCGATCGACCAGGTTAATATCATGGTTCAGCAATTCAATCCTCTAACTGGTTGAAATACACTTTTTGACAAAGAAATTATATTATtactgttagatgtatatatttgtctattctagtttccccatatgttagggggctttctgcatttgtgcacctgtacatgtactatatattgtggcctttggccccctggtaatacaacaagcatattggctaacatggtatcagagccgaaaTCGGTTCTCTAATTTTTCCCGACGTTGCTTGTCCGTCGTCTCTCCGCTACTTCTCTGTGCCGGCCCGCGCCGGATCTTCTTCTCCTCTTGGCTGATCTTGGCCCGACGCCCAGAGCCCCGACGTGGACCTCCTCTTCCGCTCCGCTCGGCGCCTGGAGATTGATTCTGCCGCCCGCCCGCCCGTTCCTCCATCTGGCTGCGGCGCTGGAAGGCCGAGCCCGCCCCGCGCCGATTCCCCTCGATTCCCCTGTGCCGATTCTTCCCCTGTGCCGCCGGCCGATTCCCCACGCCGCCGGCCGATTCCCCTGTGCCGATTGCTTCGATTCAGCGCCACCCCGCTTCGATTCTCCCCTGTGCCCGCCCCGCTCTCAAGCGCCCGATCGGCCCAGCATCTTCGGCTCGACGGTTTCCAGTCCCGTTTCTTCTGATCTCGTCTAGTTTGCCTTCGAtcataaaaaaaaaacaaagagaaaaaaaaagagcaAAAAAAAAGAGCAAAAAAAAAAGTGCTATGTCTTCTTCGGGCTATGTTGCGatccctcgctgcccggtgatcttCGATGGCGCGAATTATCCAGATTTCGCTGCCTTTATGCGCGTTCACATGCGCGatcttcgtctttggggtgtgctttctggcgaggtctcctgtccgccgcgccccgttgctcctacggtgcctgttgcaccgccacctgttgcccttgcccctgatgctactcaggcggataaggatgcaaccaagagtgctgatgacactgctttggctgattatgaccggaaggtccaggaccactctactgccgttgcgacttaccggctggatctgactgagtacactcagtggatagatgaggatgcgcgtgctgctgctgttctcacctccagtgttctgcctcagtatgctgctgagtttatgagtcttcccaccgctgctgctcagtgggcttttcttcgtcagcgctatcagccgtctggggatgctctctatctgtctgtggtccgccaggagcatgcccttcagcagggtgattctactattgatgagttctacactcagagtgctgctatttggcgtcagcttgattctctccgtacagctgtgtgtgccacctgtccctgctgtctaactgtgcgcgcggatctggagtttcagcgcgtttttgagttcttgtcgcggctccgtaaggagtttgagctgcgccgggcccagctgcttgcccgtggtcgtgttccgctctctgaggtccttgctgagcttcgtgctgaggagactcgtcttcgtggtgctggtcttcttgaggttccctctgttcttgctgctcgtggcCCTTCTGTGCCGTCTGCTCGTGGACCTCCTACGCCGCCGGCTTCGTTGCGGCCTCCGGCACAGCCGATACTTCCTACTCCTCCATTCCAGGGTCAGCGTCAGCCCCAGCAGCCTCGTAGTTCGACATCACCTCCTTGCACCTACTGTGGTAGGCCTGGCCACACTATCTCTACATGCTggcagagggatcccagcttacgcccgccgcatcttactcgtcgtcaggctggttcttcaggatcttctgctgttgcgctctctgatcaggacattatccgtggtcttcgtggtctaCTCGCTGGTACATGCTCTtcctcgacgggtactgctggttctgtgcctggctcttctggcaccgcgcgaccaccaccttccacacagtcaggtacgtcatccccgtggtatctggattctggagcttcttttcatatgacctctgcgtcttctattctttctgctcttcgctctcttgtttctcctgttcgtgttatcacggctgatggtacttctctccctgtttccagtcgaggcaccctttctactacctctttctctgttcctgatgtttcccatgttcctagtcttaagatgaactTGTTTTCCGttagtcagcttactgattctggttgtcgcgtcattcttgacgctgattcttgtgctgttcaggacctccgtacacaggccctggttggagctggccctcgcagccttgagtccccggggctctgggagttagactggcttcgcgttccttctactgccacttcatctgccagttctcctgcggttgctgcttctgtcactggatcttttcagcagtggcatcatcggctgggtcacctctgtggctcccgtttatcgtcattggttcgtcgtggtcttctggggtctgtctcaggagatgtgtctttgcattcgtgtcagggttgtaggctaggcaaacagattcagcttccctatcctactagtacgtctgtatctcagcgaccttttgatttagttcattcggatgttggaaagggggtcatcgatactatattttgtttattgatgatttttcgtGATACACCAggttgtttcttatgcactctcgcagtgaggtgctttctatttatcagtgttttgcagccatggttcgtactcagtattccacgcctattcgtgtgtttcgtgctgacTCTGCAGGCGAGTATATATCCCAGCACCTTcgtggtgttcttgctgagcagggcacccttgcccagttctcgtgtcccggcgcccatgctcaaaatggtgtcgccgagcgtaagcatcgtcatattcttgagactacccgtgctatgatgattgcttcctctcttccgccgcatttctgggctgaggctgtcgctacgtcaacttacctcattaacattcagccttctgctgcccttcaaggtggcattcctctcgagcgtctttctggttgctctccagattactcgacacttcgtttatttggttgcgtttgctatgttcttctccctcctcgcgatcgcaccaagctgaccgctcagtctgttgagtgtgtttttctcggatacagtgatgagcataagagctatcgctgttgggaccccgttggtcgtcggatgcgcatctctcgtgatgtcacgtttgatgagacgcgtcctttctatcctcgtcccacctcgggtacttacccggtggatgatatctcttttcttctttttccggatgcaccccctgctatcccatctcctccccctcctagtcctgatgcgcccccttcagcgccatcctctcctccgtctagtccacctagtactcctcgttctccggtttcggatccttctgatgttgtcccttcttcctcttcttctgatgagttgtcttccgctgatgaccttcccccttcacggcctgttcgtcagcgtcgtgctccagctcgttactctcctagtcagtatggtctttctgtcgtttccgagccgacttcttatcgggatgcctagcgtcatcctgaatggcagcttgccatggctgaggagatcgctgtgcttgagcgcactggcacttgggatcttgtttctcccccttctggtgttcgtcctatcacgtgtaagtgggtctataaaattaagactcgctctgatggatctcttgagcgctataaagcgcgtcttgtggctcgtggctttcagcaggagcacggccgtgactatgatgagacttttgcccctgtggctcatatgactactgtgcgtacccttcttgctgttgcttctgttcgccgttggtctgtctcccagcttgatgttcagaatgcttttcttaatggcgagttgagtgaggaggtttacatgcagcctcctcctgggtattatgttcccgatgggatggtttgtcgtcttcggcgttctctctatggtctcaaacaggcccctcgtgcctggtttgagcgcttcgcctctgtggtgactgctgctggtttctctcctagtcttcatgatcccgccctttttgttcacacttctcctcgtggacgtactcttcttcttctctatgttgatgatatgatcattactggtgatgatcctgagtatattgccttcgtcaaggctcgtcttcgcgatcagtttcttatgactgatcttggtcctcttcgctattttcttggcattgaggtttcctccacttctgatggcttttctatctctcaggaaaagtacattcaggatcttcttgctcgtgctgctcttggggatgagcgcacagtcgatactcctatggagcttaatgttaagcttcgtcctactgatggtgatcctcttcctgatcccacccgttatcatcatcttgttgggagtcttgtttatcttgttgtcactcgtcctgatatttcttatcctgttcatattctgagtcagtttgtctcagctcccaccactgttcactatagtcatctcctccgtgttcttcgttatcttcgtggcacgatcactcgtcgccttttctttccccgttccagctctctccagctccagtgctattcagatgctacgtgggcgagtgatcctacggatcatcgttcgctttctgcttactgtgtgtttcttggtggttcgcttgttgcttggaagacaaagaaacaggtcgcagtttcccgttcgagtgttgaggctgagttgcgggctatggctttgttgattgctgaggtgacttggttacggtggttgcttgcagattttggggtctctgttacgacacccactccacttttgtctaacagtacaggtgctatcagtattgcacgtgatccggtcaagcatgagctgaccaagcatatcggtgttgatgctttttacacacgtgtttccccatatgttagggggctttctgcatttgtgcacctgtacatgtactatatattgtggcctttggccccctggtaatacaacaagcatattaccTAACAATTACCACTAAGATAATAGTTACACCAAGCCTCTATATCAACAAAATGTCGGAAAGTCATTAAGGGTGATGGGTGCAAGACAAGGAAGAAAAAAAGATCCCACCATGGTGATCAACCACTCGCAGCAGCAACACCCAAACCACCACTAAAAACAACATCCGAACTACAAAAGAAAATCGCCAAATGTCACGTCTCCAAGAAGGAAATAGTGTACAAGTACCATCAACAACCGATCAAtagatcttagattttcaccctaTACGAAGTTCAAGGTCTCCAAATATTGACTTTAGCAAGATCATTGTACAATCAATGAAGGTAAAACCTTCGGTTTTTACCCTGAAAATCCAGACTCGATAATTGAAGAGAACCACCAAAGAAGTCCTCCAATGCTGCCACCCCCACTTGTAACTTGCTGATGCCACTACTGCCAAACACCAAACACCAACCTCTATTCATCGCATCCAAGATCCCCCCACCGCCATTATGTAGAAGTCTCAAACTCAACATGATCCACATAAACCTACCAGCCCTCCAATCGCAGCTACACTAATATTCCCATCCTCTGTCAACACCATGGAAATCTTGGTTGTCGAGCTCAACTCAAGGGAGTAAGTGTTTATGCAAATTGTTATTTCATTTGTTTGGTTGTCACAATTAATGAAGCACATGGATAGTCTTTTTAttgtttcttctagagaggagccATAGATAGTTGAAGCCATATAAATGTGCAAGTACAATCCTAGTGATTGATCCAAGGCCGTTTTCGAGCAAACTAAGAAATTATTAAATATGAAGTCCAAccacctgttatcaccagaatttgaccgagtcagaggtgggccgcgatcaagattgggcttgaagaatatacatgaaagaatacgcgaaccggccttgtacacgaagtttgggatagtttgcccttgtatctgtaaatatgataggatacgtgtcggttagttagagtttggctcgtgcacggttgggattattcccacgttagaaagtctacggactataaatatgtatctagggttatcgagataaacaacaatcacgttcatcacaaaccaatcttggcgcatcgccgaccccttgttttgagggtttcttccgggtaagcatcatgctgcctagatcgcatcttgcgatctaggcagtatacgtttatttgttgttcatgcgttgc
This region of Lolium perenne isolate Kyuss_39 chromosome 2, Kyuss_2.0, whole genome shotgun sequence genomic DNA includes:
- the LOC127306859 gene encoding acyl carrier protein 4, chloroplastic, with translation MATPSSAISAKFGRTAAPALSWKGGRISGQNLISMGTRTTSRRSLRLRVLCAAKPEMVTKVMDIVKQQLALKDDANLTADSKFTDLGADSLDTVEIVMALEEEFKITVEEDNAQSITTIQEAADLIDKLVGDEGKAA